The Pungitius pungitius chromosome 4, fPunPun2.1, whole genome shotgun sequence nucleotide sequence GACCTCGCTAAGAAAATTGACGTAAGTTGCATGATTGAAACAAAAGGATGAGACGATGTGCTGGTTTCGACAAGTTCACAGGGGACATCAGTGTGAGACGTCCTCTTCCAATGTCAGTCTATGCATTGCACTGAAATGTTAAAACCACCTCTGATGGCTCATTTTGGTTCATTCTCTCTAACACGTGTGGTGGTTGGTTCTCTTGAAGGTGCGGAAAATAAACTGCCCAATGTTGTTTGTGAACGGCCTCGACGATCAGAACATGCCCACCGTGGAGGCTGCTGAGGATGtgagtgcacgcacacacacagacacacacaatgaggtgGAGTAAAGACAGTTTGAACTCATTAAAACTTTGTGCAAAGTCAAGAAGAGCATCGATGAATCTTCAAAAGTCAACTGGTTGCATTTGAATGGTTGCATTGAAGTACGCCACCTGGTCCACTCAGTGGGAACAACTCATCTGTTAATTTATCATTAAGTTAAATGAGTCATTTATTGGTTACAACCAATGCAACAATGGACTAAAAGAATGAGGCGTAAATGAAATGACAGcacaaatgcaatgaaaaagGATATTTTTGCATTCTGTTTTTAGATTCGGGGATAGCAAGTGAAGGAGCATTTGTTTTGTGAAGAcctagaacaaaaaaaaaacaatgaagtatGTACTGTTTTGACCTTTGATCCCTGTAGATGGCCCACATGATACGAGCAGCAGGGAAAGACCACCTGCTGACCAGGATCGAATACCCAGCTACTGGACATCTGATCGAGCCGCCCTACTCGCCTCACTTCAGAGCCACCAAGTTCATAAAGCAAGGCAAGAGCGGGAAGGGTCATTTATTGAAGCCAATCAAATAGACTCAGTCTGTTAAAGAGAGTTCTGTATTTCACGATGTGTTTCATGATGCATCTGACCATCACCCATGTGGTGTGTTCCAGTCACACTACTTTGGGGAGGACAAACCAAAGCTCATTCAGATGCTCAAGAGGACTCCTGGAAGAAGATCTTGGCTTTTCTACAGCAGCACCTGTATTCCAACAACCCCACCAGAGCCAAGATGTGAAGGCAGAGGAGCCCGTGCTTCGCCATGGCAACCTCTGCAGAGACATGGTGGCGACAATGCAATGTCCATTAAATGAATGCTCATGATGATCCGGTCAAAGGTCAACTTGTGCTTGTTCATATTATTTAGTGTCcccaaaattattattattattcattgaaataaaaatgtgtccgTGTAAAGAAATGATTCACCCACAAGAGTATTTCTAGAGAAAATGTCAGAAGAGTAATATTATTAAAGATGATTGAACTCTTTCTGGTGTTTAATCTGCAGTGTTTGTGACGACTTCCACTTCAAAAACTTTTATTCGGCGCGGACATCATCTGAGGACATTTTTTAATACACACAGAGGCCGAATCCAAACATTCGGGGAAGGATGTTCACACAACAAAGATGTTTAAGTTCAGTGCCAACTAGCAGCGGCGCGCAGGCTAATATGCTAAGCTACGGGAGGGGGGTCTACAGTTCGGTGGACTCGGACGATATGGTCCTGATAGCATCCTCAgtctgcggcctccaactctcactggagcgttttgcagccgagtgtgaagcaGTTAGGATGAGGATcagcacctccaaatctgaaGCCATGGTTCttagcaggaaaccgatggattgcctgctccggggtaaggaatgtgtccttaccccaagtgaaggaattcaagtacctcggggtcttgttcacgagtgagggaaagatggagtgtgagcttggctgGAGAACcagagcagcgggggcggtattgcacCCGCTTTACCGTAACGTTgggacaaaaagagagctgagccaaaaggcaaagctctTGATCTACCGGTTAATcctcattcctaccctcacctatggtcatataggatgggtcatgaccgaaagaactaagTCACGGGTACAAACAgccaaaatgggtttcctcaggagagtggctggcgtttcccttagagatagggtgagaagctcagccattcgctaGGAGAGAGTAGacccgctgctcctttgcgttgaaagaagccagttgaggtggttagGGAATCTGGTAAGGAtcccccctggacgcctcccttgagaggtgttccaggcacgtccagctgggaagagggcCCGGAAAGACCcgggaccaggtggagagattatatctctgcactggcctgggagcACCTAGGGATGCCCCAAtcagctggtagatgtggcccgggaaagggaagtttggggtcccttGCTTTTTGAtcgattttatttattattaacattcaTTATAATTCAACATTTTGGTAATAGTGCTCTTCTCTGACAGTTTCATCCCTGGAAtactaaaaacaacattttatattaaGATGGAGTAAATTCCTCGTATAAACTTTTTAAATCTTGAATATGAAAACAGGCTtgaggaacattttttaaaatgagcagATGTACCCCATGTCATTTTTCATGATTCTCAGGTGTCTGATAATCACAGCAgacatacattaaaaaaaacatttatacataacAACCAGAAATACTTTCAAAATCCAATCAATTGATTGAAACGGAAACAAAATATGGCTTGTTTTTGGAGTTTtataaatgatcacaaatattctatatgTTTGATACcaatgtttatttctatttgataccaatgtttctttatttgtttcaatGTGCTTATTAGCATCAGACAATGATGCTATGATTTAATAATTAATACTTAAAAACTAACAGCTTATATACAGtggggcaaaaaagtatttagtcagccaccaattgtgcaagttctcccacttaaaaagatgacagatgcctgtcattttcatcataagtaaacctcaactatgagagacaaaatgaggagaaaaaatccagaagatcatattgtctgattttttaagaatttatttgcaaattatggtggaaaataagtatttggtcaaaaacaaaagtccatatCAATACTTTGTTATATACCCTTTGTTGGCAATGACAGAGGTCAAACGTTTTCTATAAGTCTTCACCAGGTTCTCACACACAGTTGCTGGTATTTTGGCCCATTCCTCCATGCAGATCACTTCTAGAGCAGTGATGTTTTGGGGCTGTCGTTGGGCAACACGGACTTTCAACTCCCTCCAGAGATTTTCTATGGGGTTTAGATCTGGAGACTGGCTAGGCCACTCCAGGaccttgaaatgctttttacgaAGCCACTCCTTTGTTGCCCGGgcagtgtgtttgggatcattgtcatGCTGAAAGACCCAGCCACGTTTCATCTTCAGTGCCCTTGCTGATGGAAGGAGGTTTTCACTCAAAATATCACGATACATGGCCCCATtcattctctccttcacacGGATCAATCGTCCTGGTCCCTTTGCAGAAAAACAGCCCCAAAGCATGACGTTTCCACCCCCATGCTTCACAGTAGATATGGTGTTCTTTGGATGCAACTCcgcattcttcttcctccaaacacGACGAGTTGCGTTTTTACCAAAAAGTTCTACTTTGGTTTCATCTGACCATAGGACATTCTCCCAATCCTCCTCTGGATCATCCAAATGATCTCTAGCAAACTTCAGACGGGCCTGGAGATGGACTGGTTTAAGCAGGGGGACACGTCTGGCACTGCAGGATTTGAGTCCCTGGTGGCGTAGTGTGTTACCGATGGTAGGCTTTGTTACCTTGGTCCCAGCTCTCAGCAGGTCATTCACTAGGTCCTCCCGTGTGGTTCTGGGATTCTTGCTCACCGTTCTTGTGATCATTTTGACCCCACGGGGTGAGATCTTGCGTGGAGCCCCAGATCGAGGGAGATTATCAGTGGTCTTGTAGGTCTTCCATTTTCTAATAATTGCTCCCACTGTTGATTTCTTCACACCTAACTGCTTACTGATTAGAGATTCAGTCTTCCCAGCCCGGTGCAGGTCTACAACTTTGTTTCTGGTGTCCTTCgacagctctttggtcttggCCATAGTTGAGTTTGGAGTGTGACTGTTTAAGGTTGTGGACAGGTGTCTTTTATACTGATAACGAGTTAAAACTGGTGCCATTAATACAGGTAAcgagtggaggacagaggagcctCTTAAAGAAGAAGTTACAGGTCTGTGAGAGCCAGAAATCTTGCTTGTTTGTAGGtgaccaaatacttattttccaccataatttgcaaataaattcttaaaaaatcagacaatatgatcttctggattttttcacctcattttgtctctcatagttgaggtttacttatgatgaaaatgacaggcatctgtcatctttttaagtgggagaacttgcacaattggtggctgactaaatacttttttgccccaCTGTATGTTTATAAACttaatcaaaaatattttatattaatagAGATTTTCACTTTTAGTTCATCTGATCGTCATGTCAAAACGACTATGTCGTTGTGAGATCAATGTGTAGACCAATGAGTCCATCATGCGGTTTCTACAAAGAACCCCCTCCCCTGCAGAGCGGATTCAAAGTCCGCCAGAGCTTTGGGGCAGTTGCAGAGCTCGTTCAACTGGCGCGGACCTTCTGTTGTCGTGTCTCAAACCAGGTGAGTTAAATCATCACGTCAACTTATTGTTGTATCGTATCGACGTTCATACTTTTGTAGTCCAGGAAAAATTTGTAGGACTCCAAAACCAGTGCAGCTTTTACAGCGCtacagaaaacacaccaaacaatGACGTGCGTCGTAAAGGTGTTGTGTGATGCTGCTCCGCCAATCACATGTGTTTTCCCTTCGCGTTTGAGTGCGGTGTTCATGGGCACTGGAGAGATGAGAACTATGTGTGTTAGAGAGGCTTATATGACCTGCTCCTTAAACATAACCAGAGAGCGAACACCTTTATatcttattatttcattatgtgTCCAGACACTGTGGTGATTATTAAAAAGGGTGATTGATGTGAATCgtttttcaggaatcaggaatcacgAGTCAGGAAtcatgaaatgtttattgccattatatgttagacatacactgaatttgacttggcggttggtgcatgatggaagactgtacaataatgacaatgtagtgcagcaataagataaaaataaaagtataataaaatatatgctatggctTAGTACGCTATGgttatgggttagtaagttgagaaataaagatacaattaaaaataaatataaagtgcaccagctaaacagacagtaacaagtgacaagtgaaaggaataaagtgaatgtacatgagagtgagagtcagtcaggggactgccgaagggaagaaactgttagtgtggcggaaGGTCTAAGTtgtgatggacctcagcctcctgccggatggaaggggcagaaacagttcatgtccggggtgagaggggtcggctacaatctttctggcctgcttgaaagtcctggaagcgaacaagtcctggagagatggcagattgcagccaatcaccttctCTGCCGAGCGGATGACACgttgcagcctgcccttgtccttggcagtggctgcagcgtaccacacggtgatggaggtgcGGAGGATGGACTctatgatggccgtgtagaaatgcaccatcatcgtctttggcaggttgaatttcttcagctgcctcaggaagaaaatcctctgctgagcctttttcgtgatggagctgatgttcagctcccacttgaggtcctgcgtgatgatggagcccaggaaacggaaggagtccacagtggtgacggggaaGTCACACaagggaaggggggaaggtggggctgcgttcttccacgaccatctccactgagCTCCAGGTttttctggctgcaccacgtcaccaggtggtcagactcccatctgtaggcggactcgtctccaccagagatcagtccaatgctTTTGCAAACATACCCAAGAAATATCTAAAAGGAAGGCACAGAAAATGAACAATAGAAGTAGACCTGGATCCTAAAACATGAATTCCCTTTTCTTCAACTAAAGAAATGTTCATGTTAAGTGtctttattggggggggggggggggctgaggaccTGGAGAGGACTGGATGGCCTGAGTGTGTTGAGCGCGGTGCTTGGTTAGTGATGTTACAGATGTGCCGGTCGATCATAGGAGGGGCAGAGCTCAGAACCAAGACTACACAAAATGTATGGAacttatgatgatgatgattccaaGTACTAATGATAAGGTTTGATTATGTTGTCTCATCACATTCATTGTTAAATTTTTAGAAATGTTAGGACAGCTTTTACTGAAATGATTCACTTATTTCGAAACTGAGACCAAACTGTGCCTTGGATATTTATACAGATGAACAAACATCACAGCAACCAGAACGTTCTGTTCTTTTTATATCAACACAATAATCAAGCCAACCAACAAACAACACCTTTGTGCACCTTACTTTGACTGCTGCCCCTCCAGTGTTTGTTCCAGTGAGATTCTTCTGGACTCTGGTTGCTACGAGCAAACTTCTGAaggacaacaacaataacagccAAAGTGTTGCACTGCAACCTCTGAAGCAGATCATCAATTTGCTACACAAACCAAACCCCTTGTTTAGTTTGTTGTCGTTtagtccttctctcttttttaaatagcaaATCTGACTTTATGAAGTCCCTTTGGATATGAGAAGAGATGTCTGATAATACGAAGGTGCTGATAGAACAGTTCACTCTctttggtctctgctggagtccaTGTTTTCCATCTCTTGTTCACGCAGCCAAGGAACCAAGGATCCTCGTCCCCGTGTTGCTTCTTGCTCGTCGGCtcagaccctcctcctccatgtcctcgACCGCTTCCCCAATCCTCTCCGTCGTCCCCTCTCGGGCCCTGGTGGACGAGACCTTCTGGGTGACGGTGCAGAATCTGCCTCCGAGCTCCGCGGTGACCCTTCACTCCCTCCACCCCTCCGAGGACGAGGACCTGTGGGAGTCCTATGGACACTACGTCAGCGACCAGCGGGGAAGCGTCTCGGGTGAGCTCTCCTTTAAACGTCTCAGGCTTTCGGGCttcactttttgtgtgttttgttgacatCCAAAAATACCGTCTGTAGTTGCAGATGATCTCAGCTTCGGGGGAACGTACACGGGAAAAGAAGCCATGGGGTTGCTGTGGAGTATGCGTCCCATCCCGGGCAGCCGCAAAGGCCTCAGGTAAAACATCCAATGATGTGAAGGTCTCGCCTTGAGGTCTCAGCTTTGATACTTTGAGTCTCTGTTCAAGGTTGAAGAAGACGAACGTCTGCACCCCGCAGCTGGTCCACATCTCGGTCTACGACGGCCACGTGGAGGAGGGCTTCACAGAGCGGCCTCCCCTGGCCTCGGTGCTTTCGGAAAGATGGTTCATGGGTCCAGGAGTCCGCAGGGTGGAAGTCCAAGAGAAAGGAGTGCGAGGGACGCTGTTCATACCTCCAGGTCCTCCtgaggagcacatcctcctCTTATACCGTCCATGTGTTGTAGGTAGGTAGGATCAGTAAAACCTCTCCCTCTGTGCCTCAGGTCCAGGACCCTTCCCCGGGGTGATGGACTtgtggggcggagggggggggctggtggagtATCGATCGGCCCTGCTCGCCTCTCACGGCTACGCCTCTCTGGCGCTGCAGTACTTTGATGTCGGTGAGCTGCCGTCAGCCAGCAAAGAGTTTGAGTACTTtgaggtttgtgtttatttatatttcaaaataagagtcttgCGTGGCTCATTTTGTTTAGAGCGGGGTCCGTCTCGATGTCTTAAGTCTCCTTCTGCACAGACGGCGTTTAACGTTATCAGGCTCCATCCCCTGGTGAGCCCTGACAGAGTTGGAATTATTGGTCTTTGCATCGGAGCGATCATCACCAATCATTTGGCGGCTGAGAGCAGCGTCATCAAGGCAAGTACCGAACTTTCGGTCCTGATTGCGTGGAGAACCTCGAGGTCTTAATGGTGAACCGTGTTTTGTTTCAGCCTCGTTGTTGCGTTTGTGTCAGTGGCGTCCACATTTGTCCACGCGCGGAGTTGCTCACAGGACTCTACCAGGCGATGGTCGCGTAGGTAACATAGGCAACACAAAGccacttaacacacacacagctgtactgATGCTGTGGTGAATCATTGTTATGACAGGAACGCTCACAAGGTACAAGTGGACGAGAACAACCATGAGATATGGCGATACAGGGAACTCCCAATCCCTGGTGACCTCGCTAAGAAAATTGAGGTAAGAACTTGTTGCATGATTGAAACACAAGGATGAGACGATGTGCTGGTTTCGACAAGTTCACAGGGGACATCAGTGTGAGACGTCCTCTTCCAATGTCAGTCTATGCATTGCACTGAAATGTTAAAACCACCTCTGATGGCTCATTTTGGTTCATTCTCTCTAACACGTGTGGTGGTTGGTTCTCTTGAAGGTGCGGAAAATAAACTGCCCAATGTTGTTGGTGAACGGCCTCGACGATCAGAACATGCCCACCGTGGAGGCTGCTGAGGATGtgagtgcacgcacacacacagacacacacaatgaggtgGAGTAAAGACAGTTTGTGCTCATTAAAACTTTGTGCAAAGTCAAGAAGAGCATCGATGAATCTTCAAAAGTCAACTGGTTGCATTTGAATGGTTGCATTGAAGTACGCCACCTGGTCCACTCAGTGGGAACAACTCATCTGTTAATTTATCATTAAGTTAAATGAGTCATTTATTGGTTACAACCAATGCAACAATGGACTAAAAGAATGAGGCGTAAATGAAATGACAGcacaaatgcaatgaaaaagGATATTTTTGCATTCTGTTTTTAGATTCGGGGATAGCAAGTGAAGGAGCATTTGTTTTGTGAAGAcctagaacaaaaaaaaacagtgaagtaTGTTCTGTTTTGACCTTTGTACCCTGTAGATGGCCCACATGATACGAGCAGCAGGGAAAGACCACCTGCTGACCAGGATCGAATACCCAGCTACTGGACATCTGATCGAGCCGCCCTACTCGCCTCACTTCAGAGCCACCAAGTTCATAAAGCAAGGCAAGAGCGGGAAGGGTCATTTATTGAAGCCAATCAAATAGACTCAGTCTGTTAAAGAGAGTTCTGTATTTCACAATGTGTTTCATGATGCATCTGACCATCACCCATGGGGTGTGTTCCAGTCATACTACTTTGGGGAGGACAAACCAAAGCTCATTCAGATGCTCAAGAGGACTCCTGGAAGAAGATCTTGGCTTTTCTACAGCAGCACCTGTATTCCAACAACCCCACCAGAGCCAAGATGTGAAGGCAGAGGAGCCCGTGCTTCGCCATGGCAACCTCTGCAGAGACATGGTGGCGACAATGCAATGTCCATTAAATGAATGCTCATGATGATCCGGCCAAAGGTCAACTTGTGCTTGTTCATATTATTTAGTGTCcccaaaattattattattattcattgaaattaaaatgttttttgtaaagaaATGATTCACCCACAAGAGGGAAAATGTCAGAAGAGTAATATTATTactcacacctgtatgtcaagttgcgtttttgtcctgtctccacggTTGTTTTttgacctgttttattttggaaataaactccctctcgtttcagatcccttgcccttcctcatgtgtcaccagtctttGCCTGTGCATGTAGCATGTCGCTTTACATACAAAAGTCGCCGGGAGGATGATTTGTTTGTCATAATAGTCCAACCACAACCGCATTTCAACATGGGGGATTTTCCGTGAATGTTTTTTTCGCCCATCCTGTAGCCAACTCGCGCCCCCCCGGAAagtgtccgccccccccccccccccccttgttttaGAGCATTTAAAGGGCATTGTCACATTTTTAGAGGCCAATCTCagaattcaaacttttttttgctttttaatattgacatatttattcaccagtaacatataaactcattttaacacatcatAGCACTCACTGTGGTTCCTCTTTatccaaacaaataaatgtccatatagtagtttaagactttttatcatgtgttacatttttagtgccaaaaagacgaaaaacatcctgtgattggatcagttaaagtagaagcaggaagtagctgcagctgatgctgtTACAGCTACTTACTGATACCA carries:
- the LOC119227869 gene encoding bile acid-CoA:amino acid N-acyltransferase-like, whose product is MRFLQRTPSPAERIQSPPELWGSCRARSTGADLLLSCLKPAKEPRILVPVLLLARRLRPSSSMSSTASPILSVVPSRALVDETFWVTVQNLPPSSAVTLHSLHPSEDEDLWESYGHYVSDQRGSVSVADDLSFGGTYTGKEAMGLLWSMRPIPGSRKGLRLKKTNVCTPQLVHISVYDGHVEEGFTERPPLASVLSERWFMGPGVRRVEVQEKGVRGTLFIPPGPGPFPGVMDLWGGGGGLVEYRSALLASHGYASLALQYFDVGELPSASKEFEYFETAFNVIRLHPLVSPDRVGIIGLCIGAIITNHLAAESSVIKPRCCVCVSGVHICPRAELLTGLYQAMVANAHKVQVDENNHEIWRYRELPIPGDLAKKIEVRKINCPMLLVNGLDDQNMPTVEAAEDMAHMIRAAGKDHLLTRIEYPATGHLIEPPYSPHFRATKFIKQVILLWGGQTKAHSDAQEDSWKKILAFLQQHLYSNNPTRAKM